Below is a window of Roseivirga misakiensis DNA.
GGAGAAAGCTAAGTTAAGAGAAGAAAAACAGGCCGTTGGTGTGAAGTTGATTGAGTCTCGAGACTTTGTATTAATGGCCAAAACAATAAATGGGGTAAATGGAGCTACAGTTCCTGTTCGTGAAACAATGAATTTTGTTCGTATAGATAAAGGGACAGTTACAGTTCAATACGGTGAACCAGGACGATCGGGAGGAGCCAATGGCCTCGGAGGTGTGACTTTTAAAGGACGTATCCAGAATTTTAGAGTAAGTGATAAGGGAGGAAGGAAAGGCTATAATGCGATTCTCAATTTTACTAGCCCACTAAATGCAAATATTATGAGTGTAAGCATCTTTATTTGGGGTGACAAAGCTCAAGCCAGATTCTTTAATGGAGAGCGGAATGTTACTTTCGACGGAAAGTACGCTAAAGCATCTGAAACTAAACTCTGGGAATCCAGTTTAAATAATGTAAGTCGTAACTAAATATTTAACATTCAACCAAAAGCATATGAAAGTAAAGCACACACAAATTGTCGTTTTTAGTCTTTGTTTCATGATTTCAATAGGGCTTCAGGCTCAGGTTGAAAGTGAGGCTAAGCCACTTACAAAAAAAGAATTAAGAGCCAAGCGTAAAAAAGCAAAAGAGATAGAAAAGCTAAATAGACTAAGCGAAATCAGACGTAAGGCGAAAGAGCTATTAATAAATAAAGATTTTGTCATTAAGGACGATGGAAGGTCTGGGGTTTCTGGAACCGCTTCGTTCTTTAAAATTCATGGAGATACTGTAACAATCCAGACTTGGTCAAATGGACAGACGGGTACTTCACTCGATTATCGCCGCGGAGCAAGAAAGGTTGTTGGAGATATCTTCAATTATGAGATTATCGATAATGGCCCGGAAAAGCCATTACAGGTATTTATCAACTTTATTGAACGCCTTACCTTTTCCCAGCAGACAGCTACTGTTTATGTTTTTGGTAAAAGGGTAGAAGCCGCAGGAATTAGAGGATATTTCTCAAGCGTTGCTGATGCCAATATCTGGGAAACGGGAATTCTCTCATCTAATAGGGGGACTCGAATTCAGCGGGCACGATCTTTAGGTGGTAACTGATAAATCCTCATCTTTCATAAAATTAGATTCATAAAAAAAGGCCTCATTTGAGGCCTTTTCTGATTGCACAAAGTCAACGGTCAACATGGGCTCTGCGGTGGAAAATGGATTGACCAGTCAGGTTTTCTTGGCTGATCAGTTGTTATTACTACAGGTCTTAAATTAAACCCTATATTTGTTATTGTCGAAAGGCGAAAAAAAACTGGTTCTCGTATAGAACCAGCTCTCTAAACAAATTACATACTGACTAAACGAAAGCAAAGTATGTCTCTTTCG
It encodes the following:
- a CDS encoding DUF4251 domain-containing protein; translated protein: MRKTVLAIFGLALVLNFSLAQEATYFEEKEKTKKELRKEKKEEKAKLREEKQAVGVKLIESRDFVLMAKTINGVNGATVPVRETMNFVRIDKGTVTVQYGEPGRSGGANGLGGVTFKGRIQNFRVSDKGGRKGYNAILNFTSPLNANIMSVSIFIWGDKAQARFFNGERNVTFDGKYAKASETKLWESSLNNVSRN